The Comamonas sp. 26 DNA window CTTTGCCGCATCAAGCCGTTGCGTGAATGTTTTTCTCACCAAACAGTGCGCGCATGCTCACGATCTGGCCTGCTTCGTTGAAGCGGAAAAAATCGATAGGCGCAACCGTTGTCTTGCGGCCCTGGTATTCAAAACTGACGGTAAAAGCAAATGCAGCTTCGTTCACCGTCGCACGCACTTCGCCTTGTAAAACCACCTGCAACGGCAGCTTGAGCGAGTTGGCATAAAACGCGCGAATCGCCGCAATGCCGCGCTGGGGCTCTGATCCAACAGGGTCTTCAACGGTAGCGTCGTCGGCATACAAAGCCACGATGCCGTCCAGATCGCTGGCATTCAATGCATCGACATAGCGATGCACCACAGCGGTCATATGTTCAACAGTGTTCATGCAATTCCCATCATGTTCAAAACCAGATAAGGGCAGCGAGGAAGGCGCAAAGCGCCTCAGGGACTCAGAACTGCATCGGGCGCATCACCGCATCAATACCGCCATCAATGACAATCTGCGCGCCATGCACATAGCTGGCGGCAGGGCTCATCAGAAAGGCGATGACAGAGGCCATTTCCGAAGGCTCGGCGCGGCGACCCATAGGGGGCACGAACTTGGCGATGGATTCGCCAAAACGCGGATCTTCCAGACCAGCTTGAAGCAGCGGGGTCTCTGTGGCACCGGGGGCGATAGTGTTCAGGCGCACGCCAGCCTGCCCCCATGCTGTGGCGCGCTTGCGCACAGCCACCGTCAGCGCGTTCTTGCTGCCTGCATAGGCCAAGTTGCCACCCTGCTCGCCAGCACCTTCCACAATGGCGCGAGCCTTGGCCTCTTCACCCGCCTCCAGCGGTGCCGCCAGCGGGTTCTTGTCAAACGGCAAGTGGGCCGCTGCCACTGACGAAATAACGACGGCTGCAGGCTGCTGGCCCTTTTTCAGCTCTGGCAGAAAAGCGTCCATCAACTCGACCGAGCCAAAGTAGTTGACCGATACGACGTTGCCAAGCACCTTGGTCTGCGGGCCCAGACCGGCGCATAGCACGAGACCGTCCATACCATCGCTGCACTTCGCCAGAACATCGGCAATCGCCTGCTTGCGGCCTTCAGCGGTGGAAAGGTCGGCAATCACTTCCGCATCACGGATATCAATACCGATGATCTGGTGACCAGCCTCTTCCAGGGCCTTGCGAGTAGCTGCGCCAATGCCGGTTGCACAGCCGCTCATCACGATAGTGGACATGTCTCTTCCTTGTCTTTTGGGTTGTTGGTGCCACATCAAAGCCCAAGCCTGCGGCCTGCACCACATGCAAACGGACGATGTGATCAGCCTTTGGAAAAATTACTGTGGTGCTTCTGCATTGGCATCGCCATAGTCTGCTGAGCACCTCATGTACCCCTCTTTGTTCCAGCCCATTCGTGTGGGCCACCTCGCTCTGAAGAATCGCATTCTGATGGGCTCCATGCATACCGGCCTGGAGGATCAGGCTCAAGGCTTCGAGAAGCTGGCCGTCTTCTATGCCGAGCGGGCCCGCGAGGGGCTGCAGCTGATTGTGACAGGTGGTTTTGGCGTCAACACCCATGCGCTGGGCATGCCAGAAAATGCCGAATTCTCCACCCTCTGTACACCCGAGCAGGCCGAGCGGCACCGCATCATCACGCAGTCCGTGCATGCCGAGGGCTGCCACATCCTCATGCAGCTGCTGCATGTGGGGCGCTACGACCACGGCAGCGGCGGCGTATCACCCAGCAGCGTGATCTCCAAGCTCAGCAACCGCAGCTCGCTGGAGCTGAGCCATGAGCAAATCGAGCAAATCATTGCCGACCATGTGCGCTGCGCGCTGCTGGCCAAAGATGCAGGCTACGACGGCGTGGAAATCATGGGCGGAGAAGGCTATCTGATCAACCAGTTTCTGGCCCCTGTCACCAACTTCCGCGAGGATGGCTGGGGCGGAGATGCCCAAGGCCGCAGCCGCTTTCCGCTGCGCATCGTGCAGGGCATTCGCGCAGCCTTGCCTGAGAACTTTGTCATCAGCTTTCGCCTGTCGCTGATGGATCTGGTCGAGCATGGCAGCCACTGGCTGGAAGTGCTTGACCTGGCCCGCCAGCTTGAAGCGGCAGGCGTAGACCTTTTCAACACCAGCGTGGGCTGGCACGAGGCCCGCATACCCACCGTTGCCATGGTGGTGCCCCGCGCGGCCTTTAGCTGGGCTGCGCAGCAGCTCAAGCAGGCGGTGAGCGTGCCCGTGGTGGCCAGCAACCGCATCAACACCCCGGAAGTGGCGGACGATCTCATCGCTCAGGGTCACGCCGACATGGTGGCCATGGCCCGCCCGTTTCTGGCCGACCCGGCTTTTGTGCGCAAATCACAGGCGGGGCAGAGCAGCGCCATCAACACCTGCATTGCCTGCAATCAGGCATGCCTGGACCGAATCTTCACGCGCCAGCCAATCAGCTGTCTGGTCAACCCCCGCGCCTGCCGCGAGTGGGAGTGGCCAATCAAGAAGGCTGAAAAATCGATCCGGCTTGCCGTGCTGGGCGCAGGCCCCGCAGGTCTCGCCTGCGCCCGCGAGGCCGCAGAGCGCGGCCACCGCGTGACCCTGTTTGAGCCCAGCATCCGCATTGGCGGTCAACTGTTTCTGGCGCAGAAAATTCCCGGCAAGCAAGAACTGGGTGAAACGCTGCG harbors:
- a CDS encoding steroid Delta-isomerase — its product is MNTVEHMTAVVHRYVDALNASDLDGIVALYADDATVEDPVGSEPQRGIAAIRAFYANSLKLPLQVVLQGEVRATVNEAAFAFTVSFEYQGRKTTVAPIDFFRFNEAGQIVSMRALFGEKNIHATA
- a CDS encoding 3-alpha-hydroxysteroid 3-dehydrogenase, yielding MSTIVMSGCATGIGAATRKALEEAGHQIIGIDIRDAEVIADLSTAEGRKQAIADVLAKCSDGMDGLVLCAGLGPQTKVLGNVVSVNYFGSVELMDAFLPELKKGQQPAAVVISSVAAAHLPFDKNPLAAPLEAGEEAKARAIVEGAGEQGGNLAYAGSKNALTVAVRKRATAWGQAGVRLNTIAPGATETPLLQAGLEDPRFGESIAKFVPPMGRRAEPSEMASVIAFLMSPAASYVHGAQIVIDGGIDAVMRPMQF
- a CDS encoding NADPH-dependent 2,4-dienoyl-CoA reductase — translated: MYPSLFQPIRVGHLALKNRILMGSMHTGLEDQAQGFEKLAVFYAERAREGLQLIVTGGFGVNTHALGMPENAEFSTLCTPEQAERHRIITQSVHAEGCHILMQLLHVGRYDHGSGGVSPSSVISKLSNRSSLELSHEQIEQIIADHVRCALLAKDAGYDGVEIMGGEGYLINQFLAPVTNFREDGWGGDAQGRSRFPLRIVQGIRAALPENFVISFRLSLMDLVEHGSHWLEVLDLARQLEAAGVDLFNTSVGWHEARIPTVAMVVPRAAFSWAAQQLKQAVSVPVVASNRINTPEVADDLIAQGHADMVAMARPFLADPAFVRKSQAGQSSAINTCIACNQACLDRIFTRQPISCLVNPRACREWEWPIKKAEKSIRLAVLGAGPAGLACAREAAERGHRVTLFEPSIRIGGQLFLAQKIPGKQELGETLRYFESEIQRLGIELRLNTTPNVAVLADFDHVVVASGVVPRRSGIAGENNAKVLDYMEALRNPRFLGERVAIVGAGPLGFDVAELLSHSKAEDGSVATFEREWGIDQKRELRGGIKPIETIESPRQLWLLQRSKLPMGKTLPTTTGWIRRTKLKNKSARLFNDVKYIHIDDNGLHLRIGGEQRCLSVDNIVVCAGQEPHNPWSARLEAHNIAHTVIGGARDAHQIDATRAINEGAELGRKL